One stretch of Alcaligenes aquatilis DNA includes these proteins:
- the ppsR gene encoding pyruvate, water dikinase regulatory protein, which translates to MTSSPIERTVFVVSDSTGITAETFSNSVLSQFAQFEFQAVRIPFIDTIEKAQAVADRINQCAQEQGQQPLVFSTLVDPKMAHIIGAANCTFLDLFGAFVRHIERALGVKSSRSVGRSHSGGMSKRYNNRIEAINFSLAHDDGQYVNGLEQADVILVGVSRCGKTPTSLYLAMQYAVKAANYPIIPEDFQRGTLPATLAPYRKKIFGLSIHPDRLSEVRNERRPGSKYATIEQCRMEVAEAERLMRMEGIPWLSTTTKSIEEISTKILDDVGLDRRSY; encoded by the coding sequence ATGACATCTTCTCCTATTGAGCGTACCGTCTTTGTCGTTTCTGACAGCACGGGCATTACCGCCGAAACTTTCAGCAACTCCGTCCTGTCGCAATTCGCTCAATTCGAATTTCAGGCCGTCCGTATCCCCTTCATCGATACCATCGAGAAAGCCCAAGCTGTCGCTGATCGCATCAACCAATGCGCTCAAGAGCAAGGCCAGCAACCGCTGGTATTCAGCACCTTGGTTGACCCCAAGATGGCGCACATTATTGGCGCGGCCAACTGCACCTTCCTGGATCTGTTTGGTGCCTTTGTACGACACATTGAACGCGCCCTAGGAGTGAAGTCCAGCCGTTCCGTAGGCCGTTCGCACTCCGGTGGCATGTCCAAGCGCTACAACAATCGCATTGAAGCCATCAACTTCAGTCTGGCGCACGACGATGGTCAGTACGTGAATGGTCTGGAACAAGCCGACGTGATTCTGGTGGGTGTATCCCGCTGCGGAAAAACGCCTACCAGCTTGTACTTGGCGATGCAGTACGCCGTCAAGGCCGCCAACTACCCCATCATTCCCGAAGATTTCCAGCGCGGCACCCTGCCCGCCACGCTGGCTCCCTACCGGAAAAAGATTTTTGGTCTGTCCATTCATCCAGACCGTCTGTCTGAAGTGCGTAATGAGCGCCGTCCGGGAAGCAAATACGCCACCATCGAGCAGTGCCGCATGGAAGTGGCTGAGGCGGAACGTTTAATGCGTATGGAAGGCATTCCTTGGCTGTCCACCACCACCAAATCCATCGAGGAAATCTCCACCAAGATTCTGGATGATGTCGGTTTGGACCGCCGCTCTTACTAA
- the rnhB gene encoding ribonuclease HII translates to MKQLDLLVSDVSAGLVAGLDEAGRGPLAGPVFAAAVILDPNNPIEGLNDSKKLTAKRREALAVLIKERALAWEIASATVAEIDDINILHAAMLAMQRACNGLSVKPEQALVDGNRIPTGLCCPAEAIIKGDASHAAIAAASILAKTARDAVCLELHRDYPEYGFDQHKGYGTAFHLERLSQHGPCPEHRRSFAPVRASLVR, encoded by the coding sequence ATGAAGCAGCTGGATTTATTGGTCAGTGATGTCTCGGCAGGTTTGGTGGCGGGGCTGGATGAAGCGGGGCGTGGCCCATTGGCCGGTCCCGTCTTTGCCGCTGCTGTGATTCTGGACCCGAACAATCCCATTGAAGGCCTGAACGACTCCAAGAAGCTGACCGCCAAACGGCGTGAAGCCTTGGCCGTTCTGATCAAGGAAAGGGCTTTGGCCTGGGAAATTGCCAGTGCGACCGTCGCAGAAATTGATGACATCAATATCTTGCATGCGGCCATGTTGGCGATGCAGCGAGCCTGCAATGGCCTGAGTGTCAAACCTGAACAGGCCCTGGTGGATGGCAATCGCATTCCCACTGGCCTGTGTTGCCCGGCAGAAGCCATCATCAAAGGTGACGCCAGCCATGCTGCCATTGCGGCTGCATCAATTTTGGCGAAAACAGCGCGGGATGCGGTCTGTCTGGAATTGCACCGAGACTATCCCGAATACGGTTTTGACCAGCACAAAGGCTACGGGACGGCCTTTCATCTTGAGCGTTTGTCCCAGCACGGGCCTTGCCCCGAGCATCGTCGAAGTTTCGCGCCGGTACGCGCATCTCTAGTTAGGTAA
- a CDS encoding TrmH family RNA methyltransferase, translating into MRLIESKDNALFKRVQRLAHDKRELDGGDQLIWLEGIHLCQMWLERRGLPELAVFEMDRHSDELLELARFLPGHSSVTFNATLMNAVSQVGQGQGIGFIVRVPRGQVWTAPTKRAILLDQVQDPGNVGTVLRTAVAVGLEAVYLTPGCASVWSQKVLRSAQGAHFSIQIHEQVDGVALLEKAALPVLVTSLGPDAQDLYESSLPDQGIWVFGNEGQGVSPALLTKANQCLFIPQAPGVESLNVAIATALCLYEQRRQHSR; encoded by the coding sequence ATGAGGCTGATTGAATCCAAAGATAATGCGCTGTTCAAACGAGTGCAGCGCCTGGCTCACGATAAACGCGAGCTGGACGGGGGCGATCAGTTGATTTGGTTGGAAGGCATTCATCTATGCCAGATGTGGCTGGAGCGCCGAGGCTTGCCGGAACTGGCGGTTTTCGAGATGGACCGCCACTCGGACGAGTTGCTCGAACTGGCGCGCTTCTTGCCAGGCCATAGCAGTGTGACCTTCAATGCAACCTTGATGAATGCCGTATCCCAAGTTGGTCAGGGGCAGGGCATAGGCTTTATTGTTCGCGTACCTCGAGGGCAGGTTTGGACGGCTCCCACAAAACGTGCCATCTTGCTGGATCAGGTTCAAGACCCGGGTAATGTGGGCACCGTCTTGCGAACGGCGGTGGCGGTGGGGTTGGAGGCCGTGTATCTGACGCCAGGCTGTGCCAGCGTCTGGTCTCAGAAAGTGCTGCGTAGTGCACAGGGCGCCCATTTCTCCATTCAAATCCATGAGCAGGTCGATGGTGTGGCTCTGCTTGAAAAAGCTGCCTTGCCGGTGCTGGTGACCTCCTTGGGGCCAGATGCCCAGGACCTGTATGAATCCAGCTTGCCCGACCAGGGAATTTGGGTTTTTGGCAATGAAGGGCAAGGTGTTAGCCCGGCCTTGCTGACCAAAGCGAATCAGTGTTTGTTCATCCCTCAGGCGCCCGGCGTGGAGTCCTTGAACGTGGCGATTGCCACCGCCCTTTGTCTGTACGAGCAGCGTCGTCAGCACAGCCGCTAG
- a CDS encoding TetR/AcrR family transcriptional regulator — MHDDVPRKSQRATRKGRERRDKILEVASEVFRENGFEATSMSQIAALAGGSKGTLYNYFPSKEDLLLAVLLTGAQEFTEQVLTKLDCEGDIRQELQSFLLPMLRNLYSKQTAQLLRIVVSVGGHSDIGKRFMEMLDDQIWDGVQCFFAHHIERGTLRRLDPVLMVEHFRCLSEGEIVLLLMGAMEPWSEERIQTETEHILDMFLHVYQIDAAN; from the coding sequence ATGCATGACGATGTTCCCCGAAAATCCCAACGCGCGACTCGAAAGGGACGCGAACGCCGCGACAAAATCCTGGAAGTGGCTTCCGAGGTTTTTCGCGAGAATGGTTTTGAGGCCACATCCATGTCCCAAATCGCTGCATTGGCAGGCGGCTCCAAGGGCACGCTCTACAATTATTTCCCATCCAAAGAAGACCTCTTGCTGGCTGTCCTGCTGACAGGTGCCCAGGAATTTACCGAACAGGTTCTGACCAAGCTGGATTGCGAAGGTGATATCCGCCAGGAACTGCAGAGTTTCCTGCTGCCCATGCTGCGTAATCTGTACTCCAAGCAAACCGCCCAGCTTTTGCGTATCGTGGTCTCTGTCGGTGGACACAGCGACATCGGCAAACGCTTTATGGAGATGCTGGACGACCAGATCTGGGACGGAGTGCAGTGTTTCTTTGCTCACCATATCGAGCGTGGCACGCTACGCCGGCTGGACCCGGTATTAATGGTGGAACACTTCCGTTGCCTGAGCGAAGGCGAAATTGTATTGTTGCTCATGGGGGCGATGGAGCCCTGGAGTGAAGAGCGCATTCAAACTGAGACGGAACATATTCTGGATATGTTCTTACACGTTTACCAAATCGACGCAGCAAACTAA
- a CDS encoding NAD(P)/FAD-dependent oxidoreductase has translation MSTTQSYQVVIVGGGAGGLELAAKLGRQFGRQHIFLVDKDSDHIWKPSLHEVAAGTLDIHREGLSYFMLARDCGFTFIQGEMISIDREQRTITLAPVLGPDHEEVFPERSLSYGTLVMAVGSKSNFFNTPGTHEHALALDSTHQAERFRLKLLNELISVTRRAQREPGAPLYINIVGGGATGVELAAELLEARADLSIYSIPGSSSDREVRITLLEGADRILSALPPKLSATAQSLLEQRGVAVRTSVRVSRLAADHIEDVNGGQYPNDLCVWAAGIEAPAFLAQLGLPVNRINQLVLDACLSTPDPYIWALGDCAQVPWDKEGQFLPARAQVAHQQASYLRKRLAARIQGKPVDEAPFVYKDYGSLVSVGHSRGVGSLMGVLSGKSWFVEGLLARIMYMSLHLMHHMAILGVARTATLALGRLLSKRAAPRVKLH, from the coding sequence ATGTCTACTACGCAGTCGTATCAAGTGGTGATTGTTGGGGGCGGGGCAGGAGGCCTGGAGCTGGCTGCCAAATTAGGGCGTCAGTTCGGGCGTCAGCATATCTTTTTGGTCGACAAAGACAGCGACCATATCTGGAAACCGTCATTGCATGAGGTGGCTGCCGGTACCCTGGATATTCACCGCGAGGGGCTGTCGTATTTCATGCTGGCGCGTGACTGCGGTTTTACCTTTATTCAAGGTGAAATGATCAGCATAGACCGCGAGCAACGCACGATCACGCTGGCTCCGGTCCTGGGACCCGACCATGAAGAAGTCTTCCCGGAGCGCAGCCTGTCCTACGGTACGCTGGTGATGGCCGTAGGCAGCAAATCCAATTTCTTCAATACGCCTGGCACCCATGAGCATGCGCTGGCCTTGGACTCGACTCATCAGGCCGAGCGTTTCCGTTTGAAGCTGCTCAATGAGCTGATCAGTGTGACCCGCCGCGCGCAGCGTGAACCGGGGGCGCCCCTGTACATCAATATTGTTGGGGGCGGGGCTACCGGGGTAGAACTGGCAGCCGAGTTGCTGGAAGCCCGTGCCGATTTAAGCATTTACAGCATTCCGGGCAGCAGCTCGGACCGCGAAGTGCGTATCACCTTGCTGGAAGGTGCCGATCGCATTCTGTCCGCCTTGCCGCCCAAACTATCGGCTACCGCGCAAAGCCTGCTGGAGCAGCGTGGTGTGGCGGTACGGACCTCGGTGCGAGTCAGCCGTTTGGCGGCTGATCACATTGAGGATGTGAACGGTGGTCAGTATCCCAACGATTTGTGCGTCTGGGCCGCAGGGATTGAAGCCCCTGCCTTTTTGGCTCAACTCGGTCTACCTGTTAACCGTATCAATCAACTGGTGCTGGACGCCTGTTTGTCTACGCCCGATCCGTATATTTGGGCGTTGGGCGATTGCGCGCAAGTGCCTTGGGACAAGGAAGGCCAGTTCTTGCCTGCTCGCGCACAGGTCGCACACCAGCAAGCCAGTTACTTGCGCAAGCGGTTGGCTGCTCGCATTCAAGGCAAGCCGGTCGATGAAGCTCCCTTTGTCTACAAGGACTACGGCTCACTGGTCTCGGTGGGCCATAGCCGTGGGGTAGGCAGCCTGATGGGGGTTCTGTCTGGCAAGAGCTGGTTTGTAGAGGGTTTGCTGGCTCGCATTATGTATATGAGCCTGCACTTGATGCACCACATGGCGATTTTGGGGGTTGCGCGAACGGCAACCTTGGCTTTGGGCCGTTTGCTCAGCAAACGGGCCGCCCCTCGTGTTAAATTACATTGA
- the lpxB gene encoding lipid-A-disaccharide synthase: protein MVAGEPSGDLLAARIIQGLRQGNPGVQVEGIGGPEMAAQQFHQYYPMDALTVFGYVEALKRIPGLVSTYLGMRNQWLRQRPDVFVGIDAPDFNLRLEHRLRQAGVPTVHFVGPSIWAWRYERIHKIREAVSHMLVLFPFETEIYEKEGIPVTYVGHPLAANIPLQPDKADARCRLGLPETGRILGVLPGSRSSEVKMLSPRFLQAVQILQDQDPDLTILVPMVNPKRRQEFEEALAQHPIRNLHIIDANTVGIRQPDSEGVVRPPAWTVMEASDAVLVASGTASLETALYKRPMVISYVLSPMMERIIRWKSGQDRPYVPWVGLPNVLARDFVVPELLQEDAQPAKLAQACWKALSDQSYVAHIEQVFTEMHLTLRRDTPALAAEVILNMARA from the coding sequence ATGGTAGCGGGCGAGCCGTCTGGCGATTTGCTGGCGGCCCGCATCATTCAAGGACTGCGCCAGGGCAATCCTGGCGTGCAGGTAGAAGGCATAGGCGGCCCCGAGATGGCCGCCCAGCAATTTCACCAATACTATCCCATGGACGCCTTGACGGTATTTGGTTACGTCGAGGCGCTCAAACGTATTCCGGGTCTGGTCTCCACGTATTTGGGCATGCGCAATCAGTGGTTGCGCCAGCGTCCGGATGTGTTTGTGGGTATTGACGCCCCGGACTTCAATTTGCGACTGGAGCATCGTTTGCGTCAGGCTGGCGTGCCGACGGTGCACTTTGTGGGGCCCTCGATCTGGGCCTGGCGCTACGAGCGCATCCACAAAATCCGCGAAGCGGTTTCCCATATGCTGGTACTGTTTCCTTTCGAGACCGAGATCTACGAAAAGGAAGGTATTCCGGTGACTTATGTGGGCCATCCCTTGGCGGCGAATATTCCCTTGCAGCCGGATAAGGCTGACGCTCGCTGTCGCCTGGGCTTGCCCGAGACAGGCCGTATTCTGGGCGTGCTGCCTGGCAGCCGCTCCTCCGAGGTCAAGATGCTGTCACCGCGCTTTTTGCAGGCCGTGCAGATCTTGCAGGACCAGGATCCGGATCTGACGATTCTGGTGCCTATGGTGAATCCCAAGCGTCGTCAGGAGTTTGAGGAAGCGCTGGCTCAGCATCCCATCCGCAATTTACACATTATTGATGCCAATACGGTCGGTATTCGTCAGCCTGATTCGGAAGGCGTGGTTCGCCCACCCGCCTGGACGGTGATGGAAGCCAGTGACGCTGTGCTGGTGGCCAGTGGTACTGCCAGCCTGGAAACTGCCTTGTACAAGCGGCCTATGGTTATTTCGTATGTGCTCAGCCCCATGATGGAGCGCATCATACGGTGGAAGTCCGGTCAGGACAGGCCTTATGTGCCCTGGGTGGGTTTGCCCAATGTGCTGGCTCGGGATTTTGTCGTACCCGAACTGCTACAAGAAGATGCCCAGCCAGCGAAACTGGCGCAAGCGTGCTGGAAAGCCTTGAGCGATCAGAGCTATGTGGCGCATATCGAGCAAGTCTTTACCGAGATGCATTTGACCTTGCGCAGGGACACGCCTGCTTTGGCGGCCGAGGTTATTTTGAATATGGCACGTGCATGA
- the ppsA gene encoding phosphoenolpyruvate synthase, with protein sequence MSYVISFDKLRMTDVDTVGGKNASLGEMISQLADAGVRVPGGFATTAEAFRVFLKNNDLDKRIQQRLDALDADDVRELAAAGAEIRQWIIDTPFPAEFEKAVRDAFAELDADGKGSFAVRSSATAEDLPDASFAGQQETYLNVVGIDEVLSKIHHVFASLYNDRAISYRVHKGYAHAEVALSAGIQRMVRSDKGSAGVMFTLDTESGFKDVVFLTSSYGLGETVVQGSVNPDEFYVYKPTLASGHYPIISRRIGSKLIKMEFDEGRTTDHAVRTVDVPVSERNRYSLSDEEVIELARYATIIEKHYQRPMDIEWGRDGIDGKIYILQARPETVKSQQGSNDVQERYRLKATGEVLVTGRAIGQKIGSGKVRIVADASEMDLVKPGDVLVTDMTDPNWEPIMKLASAIVTNRGGRTCHAAIIARELGIPAVVGCNNATDVLKEGQEVTVSCAEGDEGRIYDGLLETEIEEVSWGQMPEIGLKVMMNVGNPQLAFDFSQIPNDGVGLARLEFIINNNIAIHPKAVLDYPNVDSDLKKAVESAARGYASPRAFFVEKLAEGIATLAASFYPKPVIVRLSDFKSNEYRKLVGGSRYEPEEENPMLGFRGVARYLSEDFAECFKMECEALKKVRDEMGLTNVEIMVPFVRTLGQAERVVDLLASHGLARGENGLRLIMMCEVPSNAILAEQFLQYFDGFSIGSNDMTQLTLGLDRDSGMELLAADFDERDEAVKFMLSRAIKACLAQNKYVGICGQGPSDHPDLAKWLSDEGIISLSLNPDTVVDTWQRLAKV encoded by the coding sequence ATGTCTTACGTAATTAGTTTCGACAAGCTCCGCATGACGGACGTCGACACAGTGGGCGGTAAAAACGCGTCGCTGGGCGAAATGATCAGTCAACTGGCCGACGCTGGTGTGCGCGTGCCAGGTGGTTTTGCCACAACAGCCGAAGCATTCCGCGTTTTCCTGAAAAACAACGATCTGGACAAGCGCATTCAGCAGCGTCTGGACGCGCTGGACGCCGACGACGTTCGTGAACTGGCCGCTGCCGGTGCCGAAATTCGCCAGTGGATCATCGACACTCCATTCCCGGCCGAGTTTGAAAAAGCCGTACGTGACGCGTTTGCTGAACTGGATGCAGACGGCAAGGGTTCGTTTGCCGTGCGCTCTTCCGCCACCGCTGAAGACTTGCCTGACGCTTCCTTTGCTGGTCAGCAAGAAACCTACCTGAACGTGGTGGGCATCGACGAGGTGCTGAGCAAGATTCACCACGTGTTTGCCTCCCTGTACAACGACCGTGCTATTTCCTACCGCGTGCACAAGGGCTACGCCCACGCTGAAGTGGCGCTGTCCGCTGGTATTCAGCGCATGGTGCGCTCCGACAAGGGCAGCGCTGGTGTGATGTTCACCCTGGACACTGAATCGGGCTTTAAGGATGTGGTCTTTTTGACGTCCTCTTACGGCCTGGGCGAAACCGTGGTTCAAGGTTCGGTCAATCCGGACGAGTTCTACGTGTACAAGCCAACGCTGGCTTCCGGTCACTACCCCATCATCAGCCGCCGTATCGGCTCCAAGCTGATCAAGATGGAATTTGACGAAGGCCGTACGACTGATCACGCTGTGCGTACCGTAGACGTGCCGGTGTCCGAGCGCAACCGTTACTCCCTGAGCGACGAAGAAGTGATCGAACTGGCTCGTTACGCCACCATCATTGAAAAACACTACCAGCGTCCTATGGACATTGAGTGGGGTCGTGACGGTATCGACGGCAAGATCTACATTCTGCAAGCCCGCCCTGAGACAGTTAAGTCCCAGCAAGGCAGCAACGACGTGCAAGAGCGTTACCGCCTGAAAGCCACTGGCGAAGTGCTGGTTACCGGCCGCGCTATTGGTCAGAAGATCGGTTCGGGCAAAGTCCGTATCGTGGCAGACGCCTCCGAGATGGATCTGGTCAAACCCGGCGACGTGCTGGTCACCGATATGACGGACCCTAACTGGGAACCCATCATGAAGCTGGCTTCGGCTATCGTCACCAACCGTGGCGGTCGTACCTGCCACGCGGCGATTATTGCTCGCGAACTGGGCATCCCTGCCGTGGTCGGTTGCAACAACGCCACAGACGTGCTGAAAGAAGGTCAGGAAGTGACCGTTTCGTGTGCTGAAGGCGACGAAGGCCGGATTTACGACGGTCTGCTGGAAACCGAGATCGAAGAAGTCAGCTGGGGCCAAATGCCCGAGATCGGCCTGAAAGTCATGATGAACGTGGGTAACCCCCAACTGGCTTTCGACTTCTCGCAAATTCCTAACGATGGTGTGGGTCTGGCTCGTCTGGAATTCATCATCAACAACAACATTGCGATTCACCCCAAAGCCGTTCTGGACTACCCCAATGTGGATAGCGACCTGAAAAAGGCAGTGGAATCGGCGGCTCGTGGCTACGCCAGCCCACGTGCTTTCTTCGTGGAAAAACTGGCCGAAGGTATTGCGACTCTGGCCGCTTCCTTCTACCCCAAGCCCGTCATCGTGCGTCTGTCGGACTTCAAGTCCAACGAATACCGCAAGCTGGTGGGTGGTTCGCGCTACGAGCCCGAGGAAGAGAACCCCATGCTGGGCTTCCGTGGTGTGGCTCGCTACCTGTCCGAAGACTTCGCAGAATGTTTCAAGATGGAATGCGAAGCCCTGAAGAAAGTGCGTGACGAAATGGGTCTGACCAACGTCGAAATCATGGTGCCATTCGTGCGTACCCTGGGTCAGGCAGAACGTGTTGTGGACCTGTTGGCTTCCCACGGTCTGGCTCGTGGCGAAAACGGCCTGCGCTTGATCATGATGTGCGAAGTGCCTTCCAACGCCATTCTGGCCGAGCAGTTCCTGCAGTACTTTGACGGCTTCTCCATCGGTTCCAACGACATGACTCAGTTGACTCTGGGTCTGGATCGTGACTCCGGTATGGAGCTGCTGGCTGCCGACTTCGACGAGCGCGACGAGGCTGTGAAGTTCATGCTCAGTCGTGCCATCAAGGCATGCCTGGCACAAAACAAATACGTGGGTATTTGTGGCCAAGGCCCCAGCGACCACCCTGATCTGGCCAAGTGGCTGAGCGATGAAGGCATTATTTCGCTGTCGCTGAACCCGGATACGGTTGTGGATACCTGGCAACGTCTGGCCAAGGTCTAA
- a CDS encoding amidase yields the protein MKLSEYATYDALALAELVAKKHISVQELSQVGKKAVDALNSKINAVVESWDGEIDPHADRDSVLYGVPFLIKDLAITMKGKRYELGSKLAQGMVMDADSTLMSLYKEAGLVTLGRTTTSEFAISTTTEARCVGPTLNPWNPAFNAGGSTGGSAAAVAAGMVPVAHATDGGGSIRVPAAVNGLFGLKPTRGRVSSGPLQDEVWSGLLAHLGVSRSVRDSAALLDAISRPGIGEPYYTAAPPQTFLSAVKKNPGALRIGLMMDPPSGDKTESVIAGKAIDMASVLESLGHQVEPLVFDSGVSWEAFVHANAQFWNVNTAAWIDSIAAATGRPVNEVYLEQATLAAYAYGKKISGIDLLGAIAVRNTVSRNLGAYFQKYDVLMTPTVPALPMRVGEYNQIQDQVDGLGWIAHVFKQAPFAALANISGSPSMSVPAGQDVATSLPIGMMFTAAYGQECLLFGLAGQLEQALPWSDQHPQVWVGKLD from the coding sequence ATGAAACTTAGCGAATACGCGACCTATGATGCCTTGGCGTTGGCTGAGCTGGTTGCCAAGAAACACATCAGTGTTCAAGAATTAAGTCAGGTGGGCAAGAAAGCGGTTGATGCATTGAACAGCAAAATCAATGCGGTGGTAGAGAGCTGGGACGGGGAGATTGACCCCCATGCTGACCGGGACTCCGTACTTTACGGCGTCCCGTTTTTGATTAAAGATCTGGCCATCACCATGAAGGGCAAACGCTACGAGCTGGGTAGCAAGCTGGCGCAAGGCATGGTCATGGACGCGGACAGTACTTTGATGAGCCTCTACAAAGAGGCGGGACTGGTCACCCTAGGTCGAACCACGACCTCGGAATTTGCCATCAGTACAACGACGGAGGCGCGCTGCGTAGGCCCTACGCTGAACCCCTGGAACCCTGCCTTTAATGCCGGTGGCTCGACAGGAGGCTCGGCAGCCGCGGTCGCGGCAGGGATGGTGCCGGTGGCTCACGCAACTGATGGCGGTGGCTCTATTCGTGTCCCGGCGGCTGTGAACGGCTTGTTCGGCTTGAAGCCCACTCGGGGGCGGGTCTCCAGCGGCCCCCTGCAAGATGAGGTCTGGAGCGGTTTGCTGGCCCACCTGGGCGTCAGTCGTAGCGTGCGAGACAGCGCTGCTTTGCTGGATGCGATTAGCCGTCCCGGTATTGGTGAGCCGTATTACACGGCAGCACCCCCTCAGACCTTTCTATCGGCTGTGAAGAAAAATCCAGGCGCTTTGCGTATCGGGTTGATGATGGACCCGCCCAGCGGTGATAAAACCGAGTCTGTCATTGCCGGCAAGGCGATTGATATGGCCTCGGTGCTGGAGTCTCTGGGCCATCAGGTCGAACCCCTGGTATTTGATTCCGGCGTCAGTTGGGAGGCTTTTGTACACGCCAATGCCCAATTCTGGAATGTGAACACGGCGGCGTGGATAGACAGCATTGCCGCAGCGACCGGGCGGCCGGTGAATGAGGTGTATCTGGAACAGGCCACGTTGGCGGCCTATGCCTACGGCAAGAAGATTAGCGGAATTGATCTTTTGGGGGCGATCGCCGTGCGTAATACGGTCTCCCGGAATCTGGGCGCGTATTTCCAGAAATATGATGTCCTGATGACTCCCACCGTACCTGCGCTGCCCATGAGGGTGGGTGAGTACAACCAGATACAGGATCAGGTGGATGGCCTGGGCTGGATTGCCCACGTCTTTAAGCAAGCACCTTTTGCGGCTTTGGCCAATATCAGTGGCTCACCCTCCATGTCGGTGCCGGCCGGGCAGGATGTGGCGACTTCCTTACCCATAGGCATGATGTTTACGGCCGCTTATGGTCAGGAATGCCTCTTGTTTGGCTTGGCTGGCCAATTGGAGCAAGCCTTGCCCTGGAGTGATCAGCACCCGCAGGTTTGGGTGGGCAAGTTGGATTGA
- the smpB gene encoding SsrA-binding protein SmpB: MSIVDNRKATHEYFIEERFEAGLVLEGWEVKAIRAGHVQLKESFVIVREGELFIIGMHVSALPTASTHIRPDATRTRKLLLKAEEISKLIGKVEQRGYALVPLNLHYKKGRIKLDFGLGRGKKLHDKRDVSRDKDWKREQERLMKHDTRRKTNE; encoded by the coding sequence ATGAGTATTGTTGATAATCGCAAGGCTACCCACGAATATTTTATCGAAGAGCGCTTTGAGGCCGGTCTGGTCCTGGAGGGCTGGGAGGTCAAGGCGATCCGAGCTGGTCATGTTCAGCTCAAAGAAAGCTTTGTCATCGTACGCGAAGGCGAGCTGTTTATTATCGGGATGCACGTCAGCGCCTTGCCGACCGCGTCCACCCATATCCGGCCCGATGCTACTCGTACACGTAAACTACTGCTCAAAGCCGAAGAAATCAGCAAGCTGATTGGCAAGGTTGAGCAACGTGGCTACGCCCTGGTTCCCCTGAACCTCCACTACAAGAAAGGTCGTATCAAGCTGGACTTCGGCCTGGGACGCGGTAAAAAACTGCACGATAAACGTGATGTTTCCCGCGACAAAGACTGGAAGCGCGAACAAGAACGCTTGATGAAACACGACACCCGCCGTAAGACGAATGAATAA
- the lpxA gene encoding acyl-ACP--UDP-N-acetylglucosamine O-acyltransferase, with the protein MRIHETAIIEAGAQLADDVEVGPYSIIGPNVTIGAGTKVGPHCVIDGVTTIGCNNHFYRFCSIGGMPQDKKYAGEPTRLEIGDGNMVREYVTINTGTVQDVGVTRVGNDNWIMAYTHIAHDCQIANHTIIANSVQLGGHVHIGDWAILGGLTAVHQFGRIGAHSMIGGTSSVRQDIPPYVIGAGDPFRPVGVNSEGLGRRNFSAEAISAVKESYKLLYRRKLTVEQAVEQMQALQETQPECRAAVQVMIDFLNDSSRGICRP; encoded by the coding sequence ATGCGTATTCATGAAACGGCCATCATCGAAGCGGGCGCTCAGCTTGCAGATGATGTCGAGGTCGGGCCTTACAGCATCATTGGGCCTAATGTCACGATAGGGGCGGGCACCAAAGTGGGCCCCCACTGCGTGATTGATGGCGTGACCACGATTGGTTGCAACAACCATTTCTACCGTTTCTGCTCCATTGGTGGCATGCCGCAGGACAAGAAGTACGCGGGTGAACCGACTCGTCTGGAAATCGGCGATGGCAATATGGTTCGTGAGTACGTCACCATCAATACCGGTACGGTGCAGGATGTCGGTGTGACCCGTGTCGGCAATGATAACTGGATCATGGCCTACACCCACATTGCACATGATTGCCAGATTGCCAATCACACGATTATCGCCAACAGCGTCCAACTGGGCGGCCACGTGCATATTGGCGACTGGGCCATTCTGGGCGGTTTGACGGCTGTGCATCAGTTCGGTCGTATCGGTGCACACAGCATGATTGGTGGTACCAGCTCGGTGCGTCAGGATATTCCTCCTTACGTGATTGGTGCAGGCGATCCTTTCCGTCCTGTCGGTGTGAATAGCGAAGGCCTGGGCCGTCGCAACTTCTCGGCTGAAGCGATTTCGGCGGTGAAGGAAAGCTACAAGCTGCTGTATCGTCGCAAGCTGACGGTGGAGCAGGCCGTGGAGCAGATGCAAGCCTTGCAGGAAACGCAGCCTGAGTGCCGTGCGGCCGTACAGGTCATGATCGACTTTCTGAATGACTCCAGCCGGGGTATTTGCAGACCATGA